DNA sequence from the Prosthecobacter sp. SYSU 5D2 genome:
TGACCATTGTAAAAGCTGATCAGGGAGACCTGGACGAGGCGGGTTTTTTCGTTCAAAAGAGGGAGCATGTCGTCGGCGAGAAGCTCACCAGCCTGGGCCTGCCAGAGGCGGACGACGGGAGGACGTGCGGCGCGGAGCCAAGGAGTGGCCCCGGCGGGAAAATCCAGATCGGTGACGACGACTTCGTCAGCGTTGGTGAGATCCAGCGCACTGGCGAGGAGGTTATACGCCTCGGAGCTGCAGGAGCAGAAGGACACTTCAGCGGGGGTGAGGCCGAGCATCTGGGCGCTGATCTCGCGGCAGGACTCGACCGCAGCAAAGTGGCCCTCACGACCGGCCATGCCGCGCAGTTTGTCCTGCCAGTAAGCCTCCAGCGCCTGGCCGACACAGAGCGGCGGGATGCTTTCGGCAGCGGTGTTCAGATAAGTGCGGCCTTGCAGGGAGGGGAAATCGCGGAGGCGGGAGGAGTCGGTGAGCATGGGTGAGGATAGAACGGGGAGCGGAGGGGATTGCAAGCAGAGGAAGTGGGCCGGTGAAGATGAAGGTTTGGAACAAGATCAGGATGAAGATTTATGAGGGGAAGAGGGGGGCTTGCGGGATAGGATTTTGAATGGGATGGGTGGGAATGGAAAAGACGGAGGCCATCCTGATCGGGCGCATGAAGTACTCGGAGACGACTTTGATCGTCCAGTGGTGCAGTGCTGAGCAGGGGCTTTTCCGGACGATTGCGAAGGGTGCGCTGAGGCCGAAGTCGGCGTTTGCGGGGCTGCTGGATCTGTTTGTGACGGCGGACATCCGTTATACTCCGGCGCGAAAGAGTGACCTGCATACGCTGGTGGAGGCGCACTGGCTGAACCCGCGGCTGGGGATGCGCAGCAACTACGGGAGGGTGCTGGCGGCGACGTATCTGGTGAAACTGATGGCGCTGGTGGTGGAGCCGCATGCGCCGCTGCCGGCGATCTATGAACTACTGACCAAGGCACTGGATTTTCTGAATGAGCGGGATCCGAGCCGGGCGTTTATGGAGCGATTTGAGCTGAGGCTGGCGGAGGATCTGGGGCTGGTGGGGCCGCAAGGGGCAAGAGGCAGCGAGGCGGCGTATGCGATTGAAGACAGCTTTCACCGACGCCTGCCGGTGCAGCGAAAACAGCTCATGACGTGGATGGAGCAACACCCTGGCTGATGCAGCCGTATCCCCTCCCCTACCCTGATGATCTACCTGGATGCCAATGCGACGACACCGCCCGACCCAGCGGTGATCGAAGCCATGCTGCCGTTTCTGACTCAGCATTTTGGAAATCCCTCGGCAACGTATGCAGGCGGACGCTATGCGCGGAGGGCGGTGGAAAAGGCGCGGGGGCAGGTGGCAGCAATGATTGGCGCGGAGGCGGAGGAGATTCTTTTTACCAACGGGGCGACGGAGAGCATCAACAGTGTGCATTTTTCTGCGCAGCGGACGATGCCAGAGCGGCCGCTACTGGTGATGAGCACGACGGAACATGCGGCGACGCTGGCCTGTGCGGAGCGATGGAAGGCGCAGGGCGGAAGAGTGAAGATGATCCCGGTTTATCCGAACGGGCTGCTGAACCTGGAGGCGCTGGAAAGTGCGCTGGAGGCGGGGAGGACGGCGCTGGTGTCCATGCTGTGGGGGAACAATGAAACGGGAGTGATCCAGCCGATGGCGGAGATCTCCCACCTGGCGCATGAGGCGGGGGCACTGGTGCATGCGGATGCA
Encoded proteins:
- the recO gene encoding DNA repair protein RecO, with translation MEKTEAILIGRMKYSETTLIVQWCSAEQGLFRTIAKGALRPKSAFAGLLDLFVTADIRYTPARKSDLHTLVEAHWLNPRLGMRSNYGRVLAATYLVKLMALVVEPHAPLPAIYELLTKALDFLNERDPSRAFMERFELRLAEDLGLVGPQGARGSEAAYAIEDSFHRRLPVQRKQLMTWMEQHPG